The stretch of DNA GAGGTTGTGGTGTTGGGATGGCTTGAAAAAGTCTAAATTGGCTGGCTATCATATTTGGAGCATACAgggtgattttgaatttttcctttttgtgtAAAGTTAACCCTATTGGTATTACTTGTAGAGCCAGCATATTTGCCCAACTTCGATTTGTAAGATCATTTGCTTCATTGGTGTCAGGGAAGAGTAAACGGTCCAACCAAGCAGAACCACGATTGCGACGCAAGAAAGGAGTTAAATTGAGTTGGTCATTGTCAAAATCTTTACAAGAAtggaaaagggagaaaacaGCCCAAAATCTATCTTCATCTGATTCAGTATCTGAAAAATTTGGTTTGCATTCAGTTAATCGAAAATCTTTAATGTATTGCTTGTCAGTATTACCATATTTCAGGTTTTGtcataaaattttcgaaaatggcATTAAGGCATAGTTGGAGAAACTATAGAAGGCCTCCTGCACTGATGATTTTGTTGTCTCGGGGGTCACAAACAAATTGACCAAACTCTTCAAAAATGTGTGCTAGAAGAAGCTTGGCCAAATTGAGAGCTTTTCCTTCGTGAAGAAGAATGGCTAGAGGAAGGTAAATTCTCGATATTTGGATACTTCGAGAATAGAATAGGATGGCATTCAACCAATAAAATAGGAAAGCAACATGTTCATTATCAGTGATTTTTGTACCTTCTGCACCTATGTTGTGGGCAATGAAGTTACTGTAAGAGTTGGTCAGGACCACATTGTATTGACGCTTTGACTGCATGTCAAGAGTACAGTATGGGAAATTGATCGAAAGCCCTGTAATAGCAGCCACGTACAGAAGAGACATTCCAATCATTCCACATGGAAGGTGAAAGTTGTTAGTTGTTCTATTCCAGAAACAGTTCGCAGCCCCAATCATCCAAGGGTGGGTGATTAGTGAGAATTGGGAGAGCGTTAGTAGTTCATGGATTTCTGAAGATTTTCAATCAGCATTTTTAGTAGGCTCAAGACGTCGATACCAAGCTGTGAAATCGTAGCCCCTAAGACTAATCTTCGGATTATTCCTGAAAGTcttttggttgataaaatgaGAAATATTGAAGGATTGGTTTATCAACAAATCTTTCCCTTTGGCACTTGGGAAGAAAGAGAGTTTTTTGTTCGCCCTTTCCAGAGATTCAATTGGTCCAAGGAAACAGTGTGTCTTGGCTCCAATGGTGAAAGGGATTAGGATTCTGGTGTCTTTGGATGACAAATGAGGATCGTCGATGACTTCATCATTAACTTGGTTGAGAATGCGAAGAGCTTGTGGAGATGGCGGTGTTATTTTGTGACCTTTTCTCTTATCTTGGGTGGTAGTTTGAGAAGAAGAACTAGTCATTTTCAGGAAGAATAAAGATTGAAGATTTAATGAAGAAATCTTAGGGTACAGAGAAAACTCAGAGAATGATGGAGTTCAGGAAGTTTGAATGAAGGTAACAATGATGAATTTAAAGTGTCACTGTAGCCGTTACTGTAAAGGAAATGTGAATAGAGGTAACTTCACGAAGAAGATGAAGTAATGGAGAGAGAAAGCGCAAGTCTCGAGAGACGTGTCGAGTGGATCAATCGTAATGGGAGATTTAATGgtaattattgttgattttgaaACTGACGTTTTTTGgattaaatgctttatttttcGATAACGATATCGAAAGCAATCATATTAATCCAAGGGGGCAATTTGTTGATCGAAAATATTTTCGATCGAAGAGATTTGTCAGATCGATGTGAATCAATTATGGTTTCTCGAGAAGACACATGCATAAGTATGAGTTTGAGAGTAGTCATCGTTGATTTGGGTTTCGATTATTTTGTCGAATCGAATGAGGTTTAATCGAATAAGGGATTTGATTTAAGAAATCGAGTAAAGCCTTCGAAGAGCTGATTGAATAGAAGTGGAAGCGGAAAGGTTAGTAGCTTTCATCATGCAAGGAAAACATGGGGAATATCTACAATCACGCAGCGGGAACAGTTACCAAGAGTGATTgtatttcaaattcataatttcttatttaattgtaatttaattAACCGTTATGTAAGATAGCCTATAAATACTGTGAAGTGTTAGAGAATAAGGGTTGGAACTTTTACTCAGAAAAAACACTCTAGCACTCTCACATCCCAGCGAATCACTGAATTTGCGATTGAGTTACATTTTCTATAGGGTtccttccatcttcttcttttatttaatttgtctttACTGTAACTTTAACATTTCAATTAATCATGTTTACTAAGTATTctctacttttctttttaatttttctttttgcattttattgtttaagttaagaattctttgatttaattaaaggcattttcattgttttattttaattatgatgCAAACCTTTTTTCATGTTCCATGTATTTAGTTTTTTTGAAGATTTTAATTTCTAAGTTTCATTCATTAATTTACAaatttgctttttctttattttcaaactcTCTGTCTAATCGAAGACACTTTGATGCACTTCTAGAAAACTGGTACTCATACAGAGAAGTAGGTTTCACTCCCAAATTCCTAAATATCAAACAACtatcgatttgctaaaaattgacaaaacaCTACTTATAATAATGAATAAATGGTTAAAAtaattcatttaatttcaactactaatttaattaatccCTCACATTTTCATTTAATCAAATTAGCACctaaattaactaataattaaagatGGTAAAAAAATTCGCACTTGCAAATACATGTGAAAATTATTCGCGATGGAGAAGCTAACAAGGACTTGTAAAATCTCCACGAAAAGGAAGACCCACTCCACAAATAAATAAGAACAGGAGACTGGAGCGGGAATTAAAGTACCGATTTTATGGGAACTCACAAAATCTCCGCAAAACGAAATTCACTTaaatattcttatatatataagttgggtaaataattttaatttagtttattttaatttatatgttaaaaattttatgtgtatatttctatgttaaatttgtgtttgatttaataTATTCAGTTGAAttgtataataatttattatggtTTTATTAATttgcttttttaaaaaaaattaaaatttaatgatatCTATAAATActcgtaaaaaaaataatataaccgATTGTCATTTTTACTAATAAATCATATTAGTCAATGACCTATTTTTTTCTCACAGCATTGGTCATACCATTAGTCAATTGGTTAAATGATGATTTACCATATCTAAATTACCTAATTATCCTATGAGTTTAGCTAAAATAAAGTTGTTAAGTGctaattaaaaaagtttttttataaaaaaataaaataaaatcattttttaataCATTCTTTATgtattcattaaaataaaagtttttaaattttttattaaaaataactttaataTTTGTTGACAAGACACGtgataactaaatttttattttaaaaccaattataaaatctaaaaatactGTATCTTTCTCTTCCAGTTACAACTCGTCATTGACATCACAACCATTTATGCCATTATTACCACCACTATGACCACACAAACCTCTCTTTCCCATCCATTTTCACTTTGTAACTTGTGCTTTGTAACTTGTGCTAATAGGACATGGGATatatcttcttccattcttagTAACAAGGCAAGCCAATCTAGATTGACACATAATAACacactattatttttataagttttgCACTGAAACTCAGACCCAACCTAACCAAATCTTGGCTTTTGTTATATTGGCAATGTCAAAATGATGATACGTCCTAGTAGTATGAGGGCCGTATCCAACTTTCATGAATGGAACCAACAGTTTTATTGAAATTTGGTTAACATTTAACCAACAAAAACAAAGTGAGAAATCTCACAACTTTAAataaaatctcacaccattaaaatcaccaataataattaattgatggTTATAAATCACAAAACTTGCTACCTCGTAATACTCCTCCTAATTAAATACTGGACTTGCAAAAATTGGCAATGCAACaagttctatttttttttcgtttatcTTTGCAAAAATCTATAGTTTGTTTGTGACAAATTTTATAGACAAGGCGAATACAACTCTAGTTgagattttaaatataattttgaaaagtagTTCGAATTGATTAATTTGACATGGTTAATTGAAATAGATTTAGATTctctcaattttaaattttattttagaaaataaagtgtgatctctcatttattttataggcaagacaaaaaaaaatacaaaagaaaattatttaaaggtaaaaaattatactttactatattaagtaaaattttaaaatttagaagattCAAATTCAATCGAAAAAATGTTATCAAATTAGTCTGGTTCATTGTTGGAccttttgtaatttttgacTATCCAATTGGAGTAGGGAAAAACATGTGATATATTCCTTCTAGACATGGCTTCTTTGGATGTTTGTACCCAAATAATTCAATGCATTGGCATCAAAGCAAATGTCTTTCGTGCATTGATTTACAAGGAAATCCTTCTCTCCCATcatcaaagaaattaattaatttgttattgttagaTTAACCTATATTTGGAAGAATTATACAAAATCCCCATTATCTACAACTCAATAATGCACAATTCATTTTTATCTCATACTTTAATATCCCTCTGATTTTGGTCGTTTTATATTTAACTGTTTATTTTAGATTTgggggaaagaaaaagaaagaaatgcaGAACAATGTCTTATCTGTGTGGTCAGTGATCAAAAGGAAGGTAATTCAAACAATATGGCAATGGATATGGATATGAATGCTATGAGACTATATAAGTTAATTTCTCCCACTGTGTAGAAACAGCATATGAACATGGCTAAACTAAAGTTTGCGTCGTAGTCAAATCTTGATACATATGGCATCAAAGGCGAGTGTATTTATTGCTGAAACAAACCAAGGAGGGAACTGAACAAATAACATTAAGTTTAATCATAATTCAAATGCTATATTACTGAAATCCATCACAGAAAACATGTTTAGTGTAAAACTAAATTAGAACTCAATTGAACTCTAAGAGAAACAAACTTTGCTTTTCCCTAAGAAAAAACGGGGTCAACGAACAACAATGTTAAAGAAACCTAGCTGCCAAATTTGCTACACTTCATCTTCAACCGCAACAATTTTGTATTTCCCTGATTGCTGTTGCtgccaaaaaaaaaacccaTCAAAATTGAATTCCAAGTAAATCAATACGAGTGAGTTATAAAACGGTTACCTTGTCCCAAATTTGGGTGTGGGTTTTGCAGAAGCCAGCAACAATGGTAGCACCCTTCTTGCCTTGCTTATACTCAATACAAAGCTCCTCTTTAATCCCACAAGTAACATGAAACGCCAAACCGCACTTTGGCTCAGAGCACACAACAGCACAACCATCACAAGAATCACAAACATAGCACCTCTCCAACCACCTCTTCTTCGGAACCATAGAACAATCGATTCCTTCTCTCCCTTCAGGATCCAAGAAGAACACCTCCGGCACCAGCAGCGCGCAAACGATGTGAGCCCAACGGTTATCCGTTGTCTTCTTCATCGCGCCTTCGGTCACCGGACAGaggcagcagcagcagcaagaACCAGAGGATGCATCTGAAGCAGCTTCTTCGTCTTTGAAACGACACCGTTCGCAGAACCAGTCTCCGTCTGGGATTGACTTTGAGAGCGGATTTCCGTAGCAGGAAGCGTGGACCATTAGGTCACAACCGTCGCAAAATACGATTGGATCCGTAGGGTCTCCGTCTGTGCTCTGGCACACACAGCATAAAATCCCGTCGTCAACGTCAACGTCAACATCATCGCAATCGTTGACGTTACCGTTGCCGTCAAGATATTGCTCTTGACGCTTTTGGAGAGATGAGGGGAGAGATTGGAGCTTTTTGTCGATTTCTTGGTATTCGAGGTTGAGGTCGATTTGGAAGGgtgaaacggcgtcgttttgtgGGAGGAAGGGTTGAAAAGCGCATACTCTTTTCTTGGCGGGTAAAGAATAAGCAGTGGCGGAAGGAGGGATTGGATTTGGGTTCAGGTTTTCGTAAAACGCAGCGTTTCGGGAATCTTTGCGCTTCTTGGCAGGTAAGggagtgttttgttgttgttgttggagttgtaatCTGAGTCTCTTGAGGGGAGGTAGGTCGTAGAATGTGGaaccagaagaagaagaatccatTTTTTGTTCGGGGGCGGGGGGGTTCTGTCTCTGTGTCTTTGGTAGGTTCGTGAATTGGAATTTGACAAGTGAGAAAGAAATGGGTTTGGCACTTTGGTGCTATGCTTTCAATTCAAAACTAAAAGATGCAATGGAAGTGGAAGCGGTGAATTGAAAgggaaaatgaaaaatgaaagggAAAAGAGGGCCGGGAAAACGGAGGAGGGAAGCGAGGAGGGGAGAGGTTTTCGAAATGAAAACATTTTTGGTAGTTTAGGGCAATGAAAATTTGGCGCGGAAGCCAAACGGTTTGTGTGTTTACTGTTTAGACTTTggaatttttttgataaataaattaacGCGGGCGCGGTTTGTTTTCTGAAATCTGGATCTGGTTGTTGCCATTCCGACTAGATTAgtactaattaattaagtacAAGTTGTACaatacaaactaaataaattattagaatattagTAATTActtaagcttttttttttttaataagaagTCCAACACAATAAGGAGAAGTATTTAAAAAgcgctttttaattttgatattaaagAGTAGTTGGTGTTAGGCGTGGATATGGGGGGACTGGGTGCTTAACAAGGGTGTGGTGTCAGGAAGAATGCTATAACAGGAACTAGAGATGTTGATCGTCCTGAACTTCACATTGTAAATTATCTGTCTAATCCTGAttatgtaaattaaattttttaattttttgcaaatttctgtattttaattaaattttgtagaatttttttttattttatggttaaatattGCAGTTAGGTAGATAGATAtgtaaatgttgattgttacaGATTTTGTAAGAATTTTTTCGGAGTAGTAttagaaattttaattaattaataaaatctaatgattaatttaaaaattataatattagcaattatgataattttttgttattatgttTAAATATTGTTAGTTAATTggaaaatatgttaaaaaaaattttgtaagaccgttagaaattttgattaatgaataaattttgatgattaaatttataaattatgatTGTAAATTGTTTGTTATTATGTATAGATGTTGTTAGTTAGTTGGAGGAAATGTAAGATATTATTTTTCGAATagatttagaaattataatttagtaACTTAGCTTTTATGATTCATGTTATAAATTATAAGTTTAGGAATTATTTCCACACATTTTTGTTGGAAATTATatatttaggatttattataattttttgttggaGAATATGTTAGAAATCTTTTTGTAATACGAGTAGATATTGTagttaactaattaacttttgtGATCAATGTTGAAAATTATAATTCTGATTTTGTAATAGATTTAGAAATTAGAATTACTTAATTtacttttgttattaatttaagaatttataattcGGAACTGCATCATTAATaacgatattttttaatattaattgcAAGGCCAATTTACTTAATACATAGTTCATTTGGGAAGAAAGGTAAATTATAAGAattcaattataaataaactaaGAATACTAAAGTAACGTTAATTTCGTATCTTGTTAGTTAGACAATGTTTTTCAAATGTTGTTTGTAAATAGCTGAGAAgttataattaactaattaattattatgattaatttttggAAATTATAATTATAGGAATTATGATAATCTTTTGAAGTTATGTTTACATGCTGTAGTTTGATCATTtgttagttatttttttgtaattcatttgttagttattattttgtaattgGACTAGAAATTATGATTAATCGATTAAATAGTATGATTAATTTAAGTTGTAAATTAGTAATCATTCATGATTTGACTAGTAACATGTTATGTTTTTTCAGAGTTCACGGATGATGACATGTGACCACCCACTGCCTCCTGATCGGTACCATCCAAGTGTAGAGGATCATTTACGGGTTACTGGGTTTTATCATGCCTCTTAGATTGGAGtagttcaatgccagaaagcaTTGATAAATGCTTTAGTGGAGAGGTGGCGGCCGGAAACACACACCTTCCACCTTCCGATTGGTGAGTGCACGGTGACCCTGGAGGATGTAGCCGTTATTTTGGGCCTCCCGACGAACGGCCTTCCGGTGACGGGGATGACCTTGAGCAGCTTTGAAGCATTGGAGGGTGAGTGTTTCCATCAGTTTTGGGTTGCACCGAGAAAGGCCGACTATAGAGGGAGCGGCATAAAAATGACATGGCTTAGGAATCTAAAAGAACGTATACAACTGACTGACGAAAACAGTATGCAGAGATACGTCAAGTGCCACATTATGTTGTTATTGGGTACTATCTTACTTGGAGACAAGTCAGGGGCATCTGTGCACTGGAAGTTTCTGCCTTTGCTCCGGGATTTTCATAGTAT from Arachis duranensis cultivar V14167 chromosome 4, aradu.V14167.gnm2.J7QH, whole genome shotgun sequence encodes:
- the LOC107483898 gene encoding mst2 complex subunit nto1 isoform X1: MDSSSSGSTFYDLPPLKRLRLQLQQQQQNTPLPAKKRKDSRNAAFYENLNPNPIPPSATAYSLPAKKRVCAFQPFLPQNDAVSPFQIDLNLEYQEIDKKLQSLPSSLQKRQEQYLDGNGNVNDCDDVDVDVDDGILCCVCQSTDGDPTDPIVFCDGCDLMVHASCYGNPLSKSIPDGDWFCERCRFKDEEAASDASSGSCCCCCLCPVTEGAMKKTTDNRWAHIVCALLVPEVFFLDPEGREGIDCSMVPKKRWLERCYVCDSCDGCAVVCSEPKCGLAFHVTCGIKEELCIEYKQGKKGATIVAGFCKTHTQIWDKQQQSGKYKIVAVEDEV
- the LOC107483898 gene encoding mst2 complex subunit nto1 isoform X2, with the translated sequence MDSSSSGSTFYDLPPLKRLRLQLQQQQQNTPLPAKKRKDSRNAAFYENLNPNPIPPSATAYSLPAKKRVCAFQPFLPQNDAVSPFQIDLNLEYQEIDKKLQSLPSSLQKRQEQYLDGNGNVNDCDDVDVDVDDGILCCVCQSTDGDPTDPIVFCDGCDLMVHASCYGNPLSKSIPDGDWFCERCRFKDEEAASDASSGSCCCCCLCPVTEGAMKKTTDNRWAHIVCALLVPEVFFLDPEGREGIDCSMVPKKRWLERCYVCDSCDGCAVVCSEPKCGLAFHVTCGIKEELCIEYKQGKKGATIVAGFCKTHTQIWDKQSGKYKIVAVEDEV